The following proteins are encoded in a genomic region of Rhodopirellula islandica:
- a CDS encoding zinc ribbon domain-containing protein: MSHRSVRCPQCKTTANVPASVVTARCPSCSHVFSVDSAQVVEAPQTTPAKPKKNKSSSASGDLNVPLLAGVLGGVLMFAMVGVLAVMLTSDSESSGSSPPSDSQASDAAPSESDQPVLVVLSEAELAALPIANVPESKRRLIYDQIRASARTTLEAPLLVPDGNPLRASLEKNQQAIHDNSMRQLAALHDVPLNDMALITAEGDAKNWDPSPRSHARRNGERLYPEERSRGWKGKSKGN; the protein is encoded by the coding sequence ATGAGCCACCGTTCCGTTCGCTGCCCGCAGTGCAAAACCACCGCCAACGTTCCCGCGTCGGTGGTGACCGCTCGCTGCCCCTCCTGCAGCCATGTGTTCAGCGTGGACTCAGCCCAAGTCGTGGAGGCACCGCAGACGACACCCGCGAAACCGAAGAAAAACAAGTCTTCCTCGGCGAGTGGTGACCTGAACGTGCCGCTTCTCGCGGGGGTACTGGGAGGCGTGTTGATGTTCGCAATGGTTGGCGTGTTGGCCGTGATGTTGACGTCGGATTCCGAATCGTCCGGTTCCTCCCCCCCCAGCGATTCCCAGGCATCGGATGCGGCACCGTCAGAGAGTGACCAACCGGTCCTCGTCGTGCTCAGCGAAGCCGAACTCGCGGCGCTCCCGATCGCGAATGTTCCCGAAAGCAAACGCCGTTTGATTTACGATCAAATCCGAGCCTCGGCCCGGACGACGCTCGAGGCCCCGCTGCTGGTTCCTGACGGAAATCCTCTGCGAGCTTCCCTGGAAAAGAACCAACAAGCCATCCACGACAACTCGATGCGGCAGTTGGCCGCGTTGCACGATGTGCCACTGAACGACATGGCATTGATCACCGCCGAAGGCGATGCCAAAAACTGGGACCCCAGCCCACGCAGTCACGCTCGACGCAATGGCGAGCGACTCTATCCCGAGGAACGCAGTCGGGGCTGGAAGGGAAAGAGCAAAGGCAATTAG
- a CDS encoding putative zinc-binding metallopeptidase, with the protein MAKRKPDLDSLSDEQLLDLRMCDLGVTIANSPLKKRIEQLNAELADRDLRFTPHCWLSEDWFSPDEIPGIAIPFYLAHPRLMRLERKQLLEVEGGTHEWCMKILRHEAGHAIDTAFRLRRKAIYRNTFGKTSLPYPEYYQPKPSSRDHVLHLDMWYAQVHPLEDFAETFAVWLRPGSRWRTRYKDWPAIEKLKMVNELMTSLQGKKPPVQCRATLDPISRIRRTLRTHYERKRQHYGLDLPSVYDNDLRRLFSSDDGHRRNVTAAAFLSRIRTELRGSVAKWTGEYAYTIDQVIQEMIERCRELQLRLGASPEDTKRDAMILVAVRTTNFLHEGGHRAAV; encoded by the coding sequence ATGGCGAAACGAAAACCGGATCTCGATTCTCTCTCAGACGAGCAATTGCTCGATCTGCGAATGTGTGACCTGGGTGTCACGATCGCCAATTCGCCGCTGAAGAAACGGATCGAGCAACTCAATGCCGAACTGGCTGACCGCGATCTCCGATTCACTCCCCACTGTTGGTTAAGTGAGGATTGGTTCTCACCCGATGAAATCCCTGGGATCGCCATTCCGTTTTACTTGGCGCATCCCCGACTGATGCGACTGGAACGAAAACAGTTGCTGGAGGTCGAAGGTGGCACTCACGAATGGTGCATGAAGATTTTGCGGCACGAGGCTGGACATGCGATCGACACCGCATTCCGGTTGCGACGCAAGGCCATCTACCGCAACACATTCGGCAAAACCTCGCTGCCTTACCCAGAATACTATCAGCCCAAACCGTCGAGCCGCGATCACGTTTTGCACCTCGACATGTGGTACGCTCAAGTCCACCCTTTGGAGGACTTTGCCGAGACATTCGCAGTCTGGCTGCGTCCCGGTTCACGCTGGCGAACTCGCTACAAAGACTGGCCAGCGATCGAAAAGTTGAAGATGGTGAACGAACTCATGACGTCGCTACAGGGCAAGAAGCCGCCGGTGCAATGCCGAGCGACCTTGGATCCGATCAGCCGCATTCGCAGAACCTTGCGGACGCACTACGAGCGGAAACGCCAGCACTACGGGTTGGATCTCCCCAGCGTTTACGACAATGATTTGCGTCGTCTCTTCTCGTCCGACGATGGCCATCGCCGCAATGTCACCGCGGCCGCATTCCTCAGCCGCATCCGCACTGAACTGCGTGGCTCGGTCGCGAAATGGACCGGTGAATACGCCTACACAATCGATCAAGTCATCCAGGAAATGATCGAACGCTGCCGCGAACTGCAACTTCGTCTGGGAGCCTCGCCGGAAGATACCAAACGGGATGCGATGATCTTGGTCGCCGTCCGCACGACGAACTTCCTGCACGAAGGGGGTCACCGTGCTGCGGTCTAG
- a CDS encoding D-alanine--D-alanine ligase family protein has protein sequence MSKLRVLVLVREGNVPPDSLEGFTDKESDPWKAEYDVCETLRGLGHEVLPLGIFDDLAPIRAALQNFQPDITYMLLEEFYGVVTYDFAVISYLELMQQPYSGCNPRGLMLSKDKALSKKLLMYHRIPTPRFAVFPNGRAVRRPKKLEFPLFVKSTIEDASFGIAQASIVHNDEALAERVTFLHEKTGGDVIVEQYIEGRELYVGVMGNTRLVTFPAWEMDFGKMPDESARIATSRVKWDRKYQEKHDITCHAAEGLTDTQQKHIAKLCKRVYRALHMSGYARMDLRMTPSGEVHVIEANANPNIEYGEDFAESAAAAGIPYESLIQRILNLGLSYRAAWMG, from the coding sequence ATGAGCAAATTGCGTGTGCTGGTGTTGGTCCGCGAAGGCAATGTTCCTCCCGATTCACTGGAAGGCTTCACCGACAAAGAATCCGACCCTTGGAAAGCCGAATACGATGTCTGCGAGACCCTCCGTGGACTCGGGCATGAGGTGCTGCCGCTGGGGATCTTTGATGACCTGGCCCCCATTCGTGCGGCCCTGCAGAACTTCCAACCCGACATCACTTACATGTTGTTGGAAGAGTTCTACGGTGTGGTCACCTACGATTTCGCCGTGATCAGTTATCTGGAATTGATGCAGCAACCGTACAGCGGCTGCAACCCGCGTGGATTGATGCTCAGCAAAGACAAAGCATTGTCGAAAAAGTTGCTGATGTACCACCGAATCCCGACCCCGCGTTTCGCGGTGTTCCCCAATGGCCGAGCCGTCCGACGCCCTAAGAAGCTGGAATTCCCGCTCTTTGTGAAGTCCACCATCGAGGACGCGTCCTTCGGAATCGCCCAAGCCTCGATCGTTCACAACGACGAAGCCCTCGCCGAACGAGTCACCTTCCTGCACGAGAAAACGGGCGGCGACGTGATCGTGGAACAGTACATCGAAGGCCGTGAACTGTACGTCGGTGTGATGGGCAACACACGTTTGGTCACGTTCCCCGCATGGGAAATGGACTTTGGCAAAATGCCGGACGAGTCGGCGCGAATCGCCACCAGCCGAGTGAAGTGGGACCGCAAATACCAAGAGAAACATGACATCACCTGCCACGCCGCGGAAGGCTTGACCGACACCCAACAAAAGCACATCGCCAAGCTCTGCAAACGAGTTTACCGAGCGCTTCACATGAGTGGATACGCTCGCATGGATTTGCGGATGACACCTTCCGGCGAGGTCCACGTGATCGAAGCCAACGCGAATCCCAACATCGAATACGGGGAAGACTTCGCCGAGTCAGCCGCCGCAGCAGGCATCCCGTACGAGTCGTTGATCCAGCGCATTCTCAACCTCGGTCTCAGCTACCGAGCCGCCTGGATGGGCTGA
- a CDS encoding serine/threonine protein kinase has protein sequence MPGDPKSVDTPQSNGRSVDGALANGHGRPWVAGGAKTLSSMFGNSTDGANGPHSGNHPQQLSQDVPWFTRRRVATGVSLLVILLAACFAGAILASAIQRATENLVAHSMQSVLAANVNSLEMMFSDLLGESERYAHDERVRQLSLQLLRGEDPPSPDARESIQRDLLTTIPPLIGTVHWVLMDRSGGIVASSLDEMVGLTIEYSKVNQERLIGGHPTLAKPQRLKGHDNETAIMVSMSPLMDRNQCIGAFGWMMEADDRFSDLLQITRSGETDESYAMDGQGRMLSTSRFEVQLAQKGFPERSVLNYQVRDPGSDILAGEMNSTPAQKLPLTRMADQATRRADGMDLEGYRNYRGATVVGAWKWLPEFDLAVATEIDVAEAYQPARILRGVLISTLAGGVISVGMALSLIAYSRHRAVRKQRQLEEEGDGRQIGQYRILELLGVGGMGSVYRGRHEYLRRDVAIKVLEGERLSARSVARFHREVQLTSTLRHPNTIAIYDFGQCSAATGESQIGNSRIGDVIDPEGTFYYVMEYIDGISLQQLIDYYGPQSPERTVHFLLQICGSIAEAHSTGLIHRDIKPANILVSAHGGLWDHIKVLDFGLVKDLGGDSSLTLHEGMTRADSMTGTPLYMAPETIRDPASASPRADIYSIGSVGYALLTGRPIFEGDSVIDLCLKQLEQVPPRPQDRLNRSLPNELQDILMTCLDRSASKRFKSVADCTAALESLPEAGRWTQAKSADWWANEFDQAARTQPGQTKNPTLDDTALTR, from the coding sequence ATGCCAGGTGACCCGAAATCCGTTGACACGCCGCAGTCGAACGGCCGGTCCGTGGACGGGGCGCTGGCCAATGGGCACGGTCGTCCGTGGGTAGCCGGGGGTGCGAAGACGCTCTCGTCTATGTTTGGAAACAGCACTGATGGGGCCAATGGACCGCATTCGGGAAATCACCCGCAGCAATTGTCGCAGGACGTGCCTTGGTTCACTCGTCGTCGCGTTGCGACGGGGGTTTCTCTGCTGGTGATCTTGTTGGCCGCGTGCTTTGCCGGGGCGATCTTGGCCTCGGCCATTCAGCGAGCGACCGAGAACTTGGTCGCTCATTCCATGCAGTCGGTTCTGGCTGCCAACGTGAATTCGCTGGAAATGATGTTTTCCGATTTGCTAGGCGAATCGGAACGCTACGCTCACGACGAACGCGTCCGTCAGCTCAGTTTGCAGTTGCTGCGTGGCGAGGACCCGCCGTCCCCCGACGCACGCGAGTCCATCCAGCGGGATCTGTTGACGACCATTCCGCCGCTGATCGGGACGGTTCACTGGGTGTTGATGGATCGCAGTGGAGGCATCGTGGCCAGCAGTCTGGACGAGATGGTGGGGCTGACGATCGAGTATTCCAAAGTCAACCAAGAGCGATTGATCGGAGGTCATCCGACACTGGCGAAACCTCAGCGGTTGAAGGGCCACGACAATGAGACCGCAATCATGGTTTCGATGTCGCCCTTGATGGACCGCAACCAATGCATCGGCGCGTTCGGGTGGATGATGGAAGCAGACGATCGATTCAGTGATCTGTTGCAAATCACTCGATCTGGTGAAACGGATGAGTCCTATGCAATGGATGGCCAAGGCCGGATGTTGTCGACCAGTCGGTTTGAAGTCCAATTGGCTCAAAAGGGTTTCCCTGAACGCAGCGTGCTGAACTATCAAGTGCGTGACCCAGGATCGGACATTCTTGCCGGCGAGATGAACTCAACACCGGCCCAGAAATTGCCTTTGACGCGGATGGCGGATCAGGCGACCCGGCGCGCCGACGGGATGGATCTGGAAGGCTATCGAAACTATCGCGGGGCGACGGTGGTGGGGGCTTGGAAGTGGTTGCCCGAATTTGACTTGGCCGTCGCGACCGAGATCGATGTGGCCGAGGCGTATCAACCAGCCAGGATCCTGCGCGGGGTTCTGATCTCGACGCTGGCCGGTGGGGTGATCTCCGTCGGAATGGCATTGAGTTTGATTGCTTATTCGCGGCACCGAGCGGTTCGCAAACAGAGGCAGTTGGAAGAGGAGGGGGATGGCCGTCAGATCGGTCAGTACCGAATCTTGGAACTGTTGGGGGTCGGCGGGATGGGGTCGGTCTACCGAGGACGCCACGAGTATTTGCGTCGTGATGTTGCGATCAAGGTGCTTGAGGGCGAGCGATTGTCGGCGCGTTCGGTGGCCCGCTTTCATCGCGAAGTCCAGCTGACATCAACGCTGCGTCACCCCAATACCATCGCGATCTATGACTTTGGACAGTGCAGTGCCGCGACGGGAGAATCCCAGATTGGCAATTCGCGAATCGGGGATGTCATCGATCCCGAGGGGACGTTTTATTATGTGATGGAATACATCGATGGGATTTCACTTCAGCAATTGATCGATTACTACGGGCCTCAATCGCCGGAGCGAACCGTCCACTTTTTGTTGCAGATTTGTGGTTCGATCGCGGAAGCCCACAGCACAGGGCTGATTCACCGCGACATCAAACCAGCCAACATTCTGGTCAGTGCCCACGGTGGGCTTTGGGACCATATCAAGGTGTTGGATTTTGGGTTGGTCAAAGACCTGGGAGGCGATTCCAGTTTGACGCTGCACGAAGGCATGACCCGCGCCGATTCGATGACCGGCACCCCGCTTTACATGGCACCCGAAACGATTCGCGACCCGGCTTCGGCGTCGCCTCGCGCGGACATTTATTCGATCGGTTCGGTCGGCTACGCGTTGCTGACTGGACGCCCGATCTTCGAAGGTGACTCGGTCATCGATCTGTGTTTGAAACAGCTCGAACAGGTCCCCCCGCGGCCCCAGGATCGGCTCAATCGTTCGTTGCCAAACGAGCTGCAAGATATCTTGATGACATGCTTGGACCGTTCCGCATCCAAGCGTTTCAAGTCCGTGGCCGATTGCACCGCGGCACTCGAATCACTGCCTGAGGCCGGGCGCTGGACCCAGGCCAAGTCCGCCGATTGGTGGGCCAATGAGTTCGATCAAGCCGCGCGAACGCAGCCGGGCCAGACCAAAAATCCAACGCTGGATGACACCGCCCTGACTCGTTGA
- the acs gene encoding acetate--CoA ligase: MPTASASESNSNPSQPADASGSIDHVLIEDRLFHPPAEFTSQAVISTEEQYEKLAAAARDNPDEFWRAEALEHLHWFEPFDTVCDWQPPHAKWFVGGKTNACYNSVDAHVAAGRGDRTAIIWEGEPMEDGQPCDQRTLTYAELQTEVAKCAEGLTQLGIGLGDVVSIYMPMTPELAVAMLACARIGAIHSVIFAGFSAESIADRNNDASAKLVITSDGLYRRGKVLPLKVTVDEALEKSPTVEKCLVLRRTGEEAPMQEGRDVWWHDVVENQPGEMPAQPLDSETPLFILYTSGSTGKPKGILHTTAGYNLWAKRTFQWVFDHREDDVYWCTADCGWITGHSYVVYGPLSAGATCLMYEGAPNFPAEDRFWDIVERHKVSVLYTAPTAVRAFIKWGDEHVDKHDLSSLRLLGSVGEGINPEAWMWYHKKIGGEKCPIVDTWWQTETGGIMMSPLPGITPTKPGSCTRPLPGVVPSIVDELGNSVDSEHGGKLCIAQPWPGMLRGIYGDEERFVEQYWTDVPGKYLTGDNARCDTDGYYWIMGRIDDVINVSGHRLSTIEVESALVSHPDVCEAAVVGRPHDLKGQAIAAFVTSNDRGHDDEFRKELKLHVRKQIGALAQPDDIRFTAALPKTRSGKIMRRLLRDVAAGRELVGDTSTLEDLSSLAKLREED; the protein is encoded by the coding sequence ATGCCCACCGCGTCCGCGTCTGAATCCAATTCCAATCCATCCCAGCCGGCAGATGCGTCGGGGTCGATTGATCACGTATTGATCGAAGATCGCCTGTTTCATCCTCCGGCCGAGTTCACATCCCAAGCGGTGATTTCGACCGAAGAACAATACGAGAAGTTGGCCGCCGCCGCTCGCGACAACCCCGACGAATTTTGGCGAGCGGAAGCATTGGAGCATTTGCATTGGTTCGAACCGTTTGACACGGTGTGTGATTGGCAACCCCCTCATGCGAAGTGGTTTGTCGGTGGCAAAACCAACGCTTGTTACAACAGCGTCGACGCTCACGTGGCCGCCGGCCGCGGTGATCGGACCGCCATCATTTGGGAAGGCGAGCCGATGGAAGACGGCCAGCCGTGTGATCAACGGACGCTGACCTATGCGGAATTGCAGACCGAGGTCGCAAAGTGTGCCGAAGGGTTGACGCAATTGGGCATCGGCCTTGGCGACGTCGTCAGCATCTACATGCCGATGACGCCTGAACTCGCGGTCGCCATGCTGGCCTGTGCACGAATCGGAGCGATTCACTCGGTGATCTTTGCGGGATTCAGTGCGGAGTCGATTGCGGATCGAAACAACGATGCCTCCGCCAAGCTGGTCATCACCTCGGATGGGCTGTATCGCCGCGGGAAAGTGCTGCCACTCAAGGTGACGGTCGATGAAGCGCTCGAGAAATCGCCCACGGTTGAAAAATGCTTGGTGCTGCGACGCACCGGGGAAGAGGCACCCATGCAGGAAGGTCGCGACGTCTGGTGGCACGACGTCGTGGAGAATCAGCCGGGCGAGATGCCAGCTCAGCCGCTCGACAGCGAAACACCGCTGTTCATCCTGTACACCTCCGGCAGCACCGGGAAACCCAAAGGCATCCTGCACACCACCGCGGGATACAACTTGTGGGCGAAGCGGACATTCCAGTGGGTGTTTGACCATCGCGAAGACGACGTTTACTGGTGCACCGCTGATTGCGGCTGGATCACGGGGCACAGCTACGTCGTGTACGGGCCGTTGTCGGCTGGGGCGACGTGCTTGATGTACGAAGGAGCCCCCAATTTCCCCGCCGAAGATCGGTTCTGGGACATTGTTGAGCGGCACAAAGTCAGCGTGCTGTACACCGCACCGACCGCCGTTCGGGCCTTCATCAAGTGGGGCGACGAACACGTCGACAAGCACGATTTGTCCAGCCTGCGATTGCTGGGAAGCGTTGGGGAAGGCATCAACCCCGAGGCTTGGATGTGGTACCACAAGAAAATTGGCGGCGAGAAATGCCCGATCGTCGACACGTGGTGGCAGACCGAAACCGGCGGCATCATGATGAGTCCTCTGCCAGGGATCACACCCACCAAACCGGGGTCCTGCACCCGGCCGTTGCCGGGCGTTGTGCCCAGCATTGTGGATGAACTGGGCAACTCGGTTGACAGCGAACACGGCGGCAAGCTCTGCATCGCTCAACCCTGGCCTGGGATGCTGCGTGGGATCTACGGCGACGAAGAACGATTTGTTGAGCAGTACTGGACCGATGTCCCGGGCAAGTATCTGACGGGCGACAACGCACGTTGTGACACCGATGGGTACTACTGGATCATGGGACGCATCGACGATGTGATCAATGTTTCTGGGCACCGTCTGAGCACGATCGAAGTCGAGTCGGCCTTGGTTTCTCATCCGGACGTGTGTGAAGCTGCTGTGGTGGGTCGTCCCCACGACTTGAAGGGCCAGGCCATCGCAGCCTTCGTGACTTCCAACGATCGCGGTCACGACGATGAATTCCGCAAGGAATTGAAGCTGCATGTGCGGAAACAAATCGGTGCATTGGCTCAGCCCGATGACATTCGGTTCACGGCGGCATTGCCCAAGACTCGCAGCGGCAAAATCATGCGACGGTTGCTGCGGGATGTGGCCGCTGGCCGCGAATTGGTGGGTGACACATCGACGCTGGAAGACCTTTCCTCGCTCGCGAAATTGCGAGAGGAAGACTAG
- the asnS gene encoding asparagine--tRNA ligase, whose protein sequence is MIAPMDWTTIDACRTCTELPRPVEIRGWIRTRRDSKGGFSFLEVNDGTSLGNLQVVAPAELDNYAEEIQKLTAGCSVVVQGELVESPAKGQSTEMHASSVRVVGWCDGETYPLQKKRHSFEKLREWSHLRARTNTLGAVMRVRNRISQSIHRFFDDEGFNYLHTPIITASDCEGAGEMFRVTTLNLEKLAGSNRPFDTKQDFFQKPTHLTVSGQLEAETYATALSRVYTFGPTFRAENSNTSRHLAEFWMVEPEAAFYDLQDNMRLAERFLKRVFSDCLSHCGEDMEFFNERIEKGKIDQLQSVIEKPFEHMTYTDAVERLLACDEKFEYPVEWGTDLQAEHERYLTSVVGGPVILTDYPSSIKPFYMRVSEDGKTVAAMDVLVPGVGEIIGGSQREERLDVLQRRMAEGGLDESEYWWYVDLRRYGTVPHAGFGLGLERAVQYVTGMANIRDVIPFPRTPGNAEF, encoded by the coding sequence ATGATTGCCCCCATGGACTGGACCACGATTGATGCCTGCCGCACCTGCACCGAGTTGCCTCGCCCAGTCGAAATTCGCGGCTGGATCCGAACACGACGCGACAGCAAAGGCGGTTTCAGCTTCTTGGAAGTCAACGACGGCACGTCCCTGGGCAACCTGCAAGTCGTTGCTCCCGCCGAACTGGACAACTACGCCGAAGAGATTCAAAAGCTGACGGCCGGCTGCAGCGTGGTCGTTCAAGGTGAGCTGGTTGAATCCCCCGCCAAAGGCCAATCGACCGAAATGCACGCCAGCTCCGTTCGTGTCGTCGGATGGTGCGATGGAGAAACCTACCCGCTGCAAAAGAAACGGCACTCCTTCGAAAAGCTCCGCGAGTGGTCGCACCTGCGAGCCCGGACGAACACCCTGGGCGCTGTGATGCGGGTTCGCAATCGGATCAGCCAATCGATCCACCGCTTCTTCGACGACGAAGGCTTCAACTACCTGCACACGCCGATCATCACGGCCAGTGACTGCGAAGGTGCCGGCGAAATGTTTCGTGTCACGACGCTGAACCTGGAAAAACTGGCTGGTTCGAATCGCCCCTTCGACACCAAACAAGATTTCTTCCAAAAGCCAACCCACCTGACCGTCAGCGGCCAATTGGAAGCCGAGACCTACGCGACGGCACTGTCTCGTGTGTACACCTTCGGCCCCACCTTCCGGGCCGAAAACAGCAACACGTCGCGGCACCTGGCCGAGTTTTGGATGGTCGAACCCGAAGCCGCGTTTTATGATCTCCAGGACAACATGCGTTTGGCGGAACGTTTTCTCAAACGCGTCTTCTCAGATTGCCTCTCGCACTGTGGCGAAGACATGGAATTCTTCAACGAGCGCATCGAAAAGGGCAAGATCGATCAACTGCAGTCCGTGATCGAAAAACCGTTCGAACACATGACCTACACCGACGCGGTCGAGCGTTTGCTCGCTTGCGATGAAAAATTTGAATACCCGGTCGAGTGGGGAACGGACCTGCAAGCCGAACACGAGCGTTACTTGACCAGCGTGGTCGGCGGCCCAGTCATCCTGACGGACTACCCTTCCTCGATCAAACCGTTTTATATGCGAGTCAGCGAGGACGGAAAAACGGTCGCCGCGATGGATGTGTTGGTCCCCGGCGTCGGCGAAATCATCGGCGGCTCCCAACGCGAAGAACGACTCGATGTGCTGCAGCGCCGCATGGCCGAAGGCGGCTTGGACGAATCCGAATACTGGTGGTACGTCGACCTGCGTCGATACGGCACCGTGCCGCATGCTGGTTTCGGCTTGGGACTGGAACGCGCCGTCCAGTACGTCACCGGCATGGCCAACATTCGCGACGTCATCCCATTCCCGCGCACACCCGGCAACGCCGAATTCTGA
- the gluQRS gene encoding tRNA glutamyl-Q(34) synthetase GluQRS, translating into MSSAVCRLAPSPTGAQHLGNARTFLIAYWSARSQNARLMLRIEDIDSPRIKPWATAQAITDLNWLGMDWDGDPIIQTERSTLYDQARNQLMEAGRVYPCTCTRRDIEAAASAPHESTASGWTPDAPVYPGTCAGWKNGDPLPEDKPFCFRFRMHAKPDRFFDRVHGEVTCDPIRDIGDFPITRKAETAADCLAAYQLAVVIDDIDAGVTEVVRGDDLILSTFRQLQLYEALGHSPPSHAHVPLVTGTDGRRLAKRHGDTRLSHFREQGMTPETIVRWAAKTSGLCPDSDDSLKDMTLDQIHQKLIGQFDWVHIRRQPTVVDDFGSAID; encoded by the coding sequence ATGTCCAGTGCCGTCTGCCGATTGGCACCTTCCCCGACGGGAGCACAACACCTCGGCAACGCGAGAACATTCCTGATCGCGTACTGGAGTGCTCGGTCCCAAAACGCTCGCTTGATGCTGAGGATCGAGGACATCGATTCGCCTCGCATCAAGCCCTGGGCAACCGCACAAGCCATCACGGACCTGAACTGGCTGGGGATGGACTGGGACGGTGACCCGATCATCCAAACCGAGCGTTCGACGCTGTACGACCAAGCCCGCAACCAGTTGATGGAAGCAGGCCGTGTGTACCCGTGCACCTGCACTCGCCGCGACATCGAAGCCGCCGCTTCAGCCCCGCATGAAAGCACCGCCTCGGGATGGACGCCCGATGCCCCGGTCTATCCCGGCACCTGTGCGGGCTGGAAAAACGGTGACCCGTTGCCGGAAGACAAACCGTTCTGCTTTCGCTTTCGAATGCACGCGAAGCCCGATCGTTTCTTTGATCGAGTCCACGGCGAAGTCACCTGCGATCCCATTCGAGACATCGGCGACTTTCCCATCACACGAAAAGCCGAAACAGCAGCAGACTGCTTGGCGGCGTATCAACTCGCGGTCGTGATCGATGACATCGACGCAGGGGTCACGGAAGTGGTTCGCGGCGACGACTTGATCCTCAGCACCTTTCGACAGCTTCAACTCTACGAAGCACTGGGACATTCCCCACCCAGCCACGCCCACGTGCCATTGGTCACCGGCACCGATGGACGCCGACTCGCCAAACGTCACGGCGACACACGTCTGTCACATTTTCGCGAACAAGGCATGACACCTGAAACGATCGTCCGCTGGGCCGCGAAAACATCGGGACTGTGCCCCGATTCAGACGACTCGCTGAAAGACATGACGCTCGATCAAATTCACCAAAAACTGATCGGTCAATTCGACTGGGTTCACATCCGTCGTCAACCAACCGTCGTCGATGACTTCGGTTCAGCCATCGACTGA
- the acuI gene encoding acrylyl-CoA reductase (NADPH), which translates to MRGVLVTKNDKDLTATLQEIDEQQLPEGDVTIRVHWSSFNYKDVLAITGEVPVIRSFPMVPGIDLAGVIESSDDERYQVGQEVLVTGYGIGEAHWGGYAELARVPGDWLVPLPEGLSLRQSMAIGTAGFTAMLCVMALERGGVTPEQGPILVTGAGGGVGSVAISLLSKLGHEVAAVSGRPETAGYLKELGADEVLPRSDFSQPGKPLGKERWAGAVDVVGSHTLANICASTKYDGVVTACGLAGGMDFPATVAPFILRGVTLAGIDSVQCKQPRRSEAWQRLVRDLDLGKLETMINEIKLDDVIETAKNWGQSDHRGRVVVAVQA; encoded by the coding sequence ATGCGAGGCGTCTTGGTCACGAAGAACGACAAGGACTTGACCGCAACGTTGCAGGAAATCGATGAGCAACAGTTGCCCGAGGGAGACGTGACCATTCGAGTGCATTGGTCCAGCTTCAACTACAAGGATGTGCTTGCGATCACCGGAGAAGTGCCGGTGATTCGATCGTTCCCGATGGTGCCAGGGATCGACTTGGCTGGGGTGATCGAATCCAGCGACGATGAACGCTACCAAGTCGGGCAAGAGGTCTTGGTGACCGGCTACGGAATTGGCGAAGCCCACTGGGGCGGGTATGCAGAATTGGCACGTGTGCCCGGCGATTGGTTGGTGCCGTTGCCAGAAGGGTTGTCGCTGCGTCAATCGATGGCGATCGGGACGGCAGGTTTCACTGCGATGCTGTGCGTGATGGCATTGGAACGAGGCGGTGTCACGCCTGAGCAAGGCCCGATCTTGGTGACCGGTGCGGGCGGAGGTGTCGGCAGCGTTGCGATCAGCTTGCTATCGAAATTGGGGCACGAGGTCGCTGCGGTATCGGGACGCCCGGAAACAGCGGGCTATTTGAAAGAGCTGGGGGCCGACGAAGTCCTGCCGCGATCCGATTTTTCGCAGCCCGGCAAACCGCTGGGCAAAGAGCGTTGGGCGGGCGCGGTCGATGTGGTCGGCAGTCACACGTTGGCGAATATTTGTGCGTCGACCAAGTACGACGGCGTCGTGACCGCGTGCGGGCTGGCCGGTGGAATGGATTTTCCCGCCACCGTGGCTCCGTTCATCCTGCGTGGGGTGACGTTGGCTGGCATCGACAGCGTCCAGTGCAAGCAACCTCGGCGCTCAGAGGCGTGGCAGCGTTTGGTCCGCGATTTGGACCTCGGCAAACTGGAAACGATGATCAACGAGATCAAGCTGGACGACGTGATCGAGACCGCGAAAAATTGGGGACAGAGCGATCACCGCGGACGTGTCGTGGTGGCGGTTCAAGCCTAG